Genomic window (Gemmatimonadota bacterium):
CCGGGAGCCCCTGGATGACCTCGTTGCCCTGGGACTGGTCGCATGAACCTCAACCCGACGCATGATCCGGCGCGGCGCTCGTGGGTCGAGAGCGCCAACACCGAGGCCACGGACTTTCCCATCCAGAACCTGCCGCTGGGCGTCTTTTCGCGACTGGGGCCCGCCGGTGATCCCCGATGTGGCGTGGCCATTGGTGACCAGGTCCTGGACCTCCGCGAGGCGGCGAGACTGGGAGCGCTTCCCGGGTTCGATCCCGCGGAGTTCGAGGGGAAACTCAACGCGCTCATGGCGCAGCCGCCGTCCCGGTGGCATGCGTTGCGTGCGTCGGTGAGTGAACTCCTCTCCGTTGATGGCGGGGCGGCCGAGCGTGGACGGCGGGTGGCAGGGGAGATACTCGTCAGGCAGGACCAGGTGACGATGCATGTCCCGGCCACCATCGGTGACTACACGGATTTCTACGCCTCGGTCTTCCACGCGACCAACGTGGGGTCGATGTTCCGCCCGGACAACCCGCTGCTACCTAACTACAAGTGGGTTCCGATCGGGTATCACGGGCGTGCGTCGTCCATCGTGGCCAGCGGCACGGCCGTGCGACGGCCGGTCGGGCAGGTGAGTGCCAACCCTGCGGGGCCGCCCAGCGTGGGACCAACCGCGCGGCTCGACTACGAAGTGGAGCTCGGCGCGTGGATCGGGGGAGACAATGCCCTGGGAACGACGGTGCCGGTCGCCTTGGCCGGTGAGCGCCTGTTTGGCCTGAGCCTGCTGAACGACTGGTCCGCGCGTGACATGCAGGCCTGGGAGTACCAGCCGCTCGGGCCGTTTCTCGCCAAGAACTTCGCGTCGTCGGTGTCACCGTGGGTCGTCACCGCCGAGGCACTCGCTCCGTTTCGCGTTCCAGCGTTCGTCCGCCCCGAAGGAGACCCCGCGCCGCTGCCCTACCTGTCGGATGCCGCTGACCAGGCCACCGGCGGGTTTGACATCACCGTGGAATGTTGGCTCGCCACTGCGGGCATGCGAGCAGCCGGTGTGCCACCCATGCGCCTGAGCCTGGGGTCAGCGCGTGACCTGTACTGGACCTTCGCCCAGATGGTAGCCCATCACGCGAGCAATGGCTGCAATCTGCGGCCGGGCGACTTGCTGGGCAGCGGGACCGTCTCGGGCGAAGCGAAGGGGAGTCGCGGTTGCCTGCTGGAGTTGACCTGGAGGGGGACCGAGCCGATCACGTTGCCCACGGGCGAGGTGCGGAGCTTTCTCGCAGATGGCGACGCCATCACATTGCGCGCGTCGGCGACAGCGCCAGGCTTTCGCAGCATCGGGTTTGGGGAATGTGTGGGGATCATCCTTCCGGCTACGGGCCAGGAGTGACCATGGAATTCATCGTGCCGGG
Coding sequences:
- the fahA gene encoding fumarylacetoacetase; protein product: MNLNPTHDPARRSWVESANTEATDFPIQNLPLGVFSRLGPAGDPRCGVAIGDQVLDLREAARLGALPGFDPAEFEGKLNALMAQPPSRWHALRASVSELLSVDGGAAERGRRVAGEILVRQDQVTMHVPATIGDYTDFYASVFHATNVGSMFRPDNPLLPNYKWVPIGYHGRASSIVASGTAVRRPVGQVSANPAGPPSVGPTARLDYEVELGAWIGGDNALGTTVPVALAGERLFGLSLLNDWSARDMQAWEYQPLGPFLAKNFASSVSPWVVTAEALAPFRVPAFVRPEGDPAPLPYLSDAADQATGGFDITVECWLATAGMRAAGVPPMRLSLGSARDLYWTFAQMVAHHASNGCNLRPGDLLGSGTVSGEAKGSRGCLLELTWRGTEPITLPTGEVRSFLADGDAITLRASATAPGFRSIGFGECVGIILPATGQE